Proteins co-encoded in one Dehalococcoidales bacterium genomic window:
- a CDS encoding HD domain-containing phosphohydrolase — translation MQEPEKERIMIIDDEEYIRDILSRMLTTDGYRCSAFGDGCSALQAFSQYSFPLVLLDSKMPCMSGEEALKEITARYPETAVIMVTAMADVGTVVKMMKSGAYDYLVKPVDMEVLLLSVKRALEKRSLLVENRHYREQLEQKVKEQTARIRNNLLNSITSLVFALEAKDIYTSGHSQRVAGVAAAIAVEMGLGKDMVEQVRFAGLVHDIGKIGVRELVLNKNKELTEDEYRHISSHSVVGERILKPIMENEALSLMVRHHHERYDGRGYPDGLQGARIPLGSRILSVADTYDAMTSDRPYRRAASHRIALGELELKAGSQFDPAVVKAFAAIRNIEVFWQSSDVLAPDTLT, via the coding sequence ATGCAGGAACCTGAAAAAGAACGCATCATGATAATCGACGATGAGGAATACATACGGGATATTCTGTCCCGCATGTTGACGACGGACGGCTACCGTTGTTCCGCCTTCGGTGACGGCTGTAGCGCCTTGCAGGCGTTTTCTCAGTACAGCTTCCCCCTGGTACTGCTGGACTCCAAGATGCCCTGCATGTCCGGTGAAGAGGCTCTCAAAGAGATTACCGCGCGTTACCCGGAAACGGCGGTTATCATGGTCACCGCCATGGCGGATGTCGGCACCGTGGTCAAGATGATGAAGAGCGGCGCTTATGATTACCTGGTGAAACCGGTGGATATGGAGGTGCTGCTGCTCAGTGTCAAGCGCGCCCTGGAAAAAAGAAGCCTGCTGGTGGAAAACCGCCATTACCGGGAGCAGTTGGAGCAGAAGGTCAAAGAGCAGACGGCCAGGATCCGCAACAATCTGCTCAACTCCATTACCTCGCTGGTTTTTGCCCTGGAAGCCAAGGATATCTATACCAGCGGTCATTCCCAGCGGGTGGCCGGGGTGGCCGCCGCCATCGCCGTGGAGATGGGGCTGGGCAAGGACATGGTTGAGCAGGTCAGGTTCGCCGGTCTGGTGCATGACATCGGCAAAATCGGCGTCCGGGAGCTGGTCCTGAACAAGAATAAAGAGCTGACTGAAGACGAATACCGGCATATCAGCTCGCACAGCGTGGTAGGGGAGCGCATCCTCAAGCCGATTATGGAAAACGAGGCTCTTTCCCTCATGGTGCGTCACCACCATGAACGCTATGACGGCCGCGGCTATCCGGACGGGCTGCAAGGCGCGCGGATTCCCCTTGGCTCGCGGATACTTTCGGTAGCGGATACCTATGACGCCATGACCTCGGACCGGCCTTACCGCCGGGCGGCCAGCCACCGGATTGCCCTGGGGGAGCTGGAACTCAAAGCGGGCTCCCAGTTCGACCCCGCCGTGGTCAAGGCTTTTGCTGCTATCAGGAATATCGAGGTGTTCTGGCAAAGCAGCGATGTCCTGGCGCCGGATACGTTGACCTGA
- a CDS encoding phosphate ABC transporter substrate-binding protein: MKKSCLRWLLVLVVGAVCLLGAGGCQKTRLIGTINEAGSTTVQPVAEKLAQEFMNRNPDVNIIIQGGGSSEGIRKAAEGSVDLGAASRNIKAEEPELITHLIGHDGIAVIVHPNNPVNGLTREQVIKIFSGEIKNWRELGGSDSEITIVSREGGSGTRACFEEMVMGESQITDKALFEPSNGAVRAQVSTTPSAIGYLSLGYIDNTTKALSIDGVACTVANCKSHLYPIVRPLYFLTKDAPEGIVKAFIEFSLSGDGQKIVVNEGYLSND; the protein is encoded by the coding sequence ATGAAGAAAAGCTGTTTGAGATGGTTGCTGGTGCTGGTGGTTGGCGCCGTCTGTTTACTGGGCGCCGGCGGCTGCCAGAAAACCCGGCTTATCGGCACCATCAATGAAGCCGGCTCCACCACGGTGCAGCCGGTGGCGGAAAAACTGGCCCAGGAGTTCATGAACCGCAATCCGGATGTGAACATCATCATCCAGGGCGGCGGCTCCAGTGAGGGCATCAGGAAAGCGGCGGAGGGCTCGGTGGATTTGGGCGCTGCCTCCCGCAACATTAAAGCGGAAGAGCCGGAACTGATAACGCATCTCATCGGCCATGACGGGATTGCCGTTATTGTTCACCCCAACAACCCGGTGAATGGTCTGACGCGGGAACAGGTGATAAAAATATTCTCCGGTGAAATCAAGAACTGGCGGGAGCTGGGCGGCAGCGATAGTGAAATTACTATTGTCAGCCGCGAAGGCGGCTCCGGCACCCGCGCCTGTTTCGAGGAAATGGTCATGGGCGAATCCCAGATAACGGATAAAGCCCTTTTCGAGCCTTCCAACGGCGCCGTCCGGGCGCAGGTCTCCACCACGCCTTCGGCTATCGGCTACCTCTCCCTGGGCTATATCGATAACACCACCAAAGCCCTGTCTATCGATGGCGTGGCATGTACCGTGGCCAACTGTAAATCCCACCTCTATCCCATCGTGAGGCCGCTTTACTTTCTCACCAAGGACGCCCCGGAAGGCATCGTCAAGGCTTTTATTGAGTTCAGCCTGAGCGGTGACGGCCAGAAAATTGTCGTCAACGAGGGCTATCTGAGCAATGATTAA